The following proteins come from a genomic window of Candidatus Equadaptatus faecalis:
- a CDS encoding alanine--glyoxylate aminotransferase family protein, whose product MSKTMLFSPGPVMVKDNVRQSLLHYDICHRSPEFEEMFRDTQAKILKLFNADDSYYSVIVSGSGTSANETVLSSCFKAGEKALLIRNGEFGNRLKEILDKYAVPTIDCEFAWAEYPDLAKVEEALKANPEVKVVAMVFHETSTCMVNPVYEVGQLCAKYGKWFYVDTVSAAGGQNIDVVKNNITFTSSVGGKCVGAFPGSAYICAKEDVLKQITPEMGKNVYLNLGKHYAIAKAKSQTPNTPNVTLFWALNVALTNIIEDETLAGRIERYQKCAKILRDGMKEMGLRFLLENKYMSNTVTSVFLPEGKSLDKFISDLGDAGYTVYKGKGAFEAQGMFQVANMGEIYPDDCVKFLEALKKAIA is encoded by the coding sequence ATGTCAAAAACAATGCTTTTCAGCCCGGGTCCTGTAATGGTAAAGGACAACGTCCGTCAGTCGCTTCTCCACTATGATATCTGCCATCGCAGCCCTGAATTTGAAGAAATGTTCAGAGATACTCAGGCAAAAATTCTTAAACTGTTCAACGCGGATGACAGTTATTACTCGGTAATAGTTTCCGGCTCCGGAACGTCGGCAAACGAAACAGTGCTTTCCAGCTGCTTTAAAGCAGGTGAAAAGGCACTTCTTATCCGCAACGGTGAATTCGGCAACCGTCTCAAAGAAATTCTCGACAAATACGCCGTTCCTACAATCGACTGCGAGTTCGCATGGGCAGAATACCCTGATCTCGCAAAAGTTGAGGAAGCTCTCAAAGCAAATCCCGAAGTCAAGGTTGTAGCCATGGTTTTCCACGAAACCTCAACCTGCATGGTCAATCCTGTCTATGAAGTCGGACAGCTCTGCGCAAAATACGGCAAATGGTTCTACGTTGACACTGTTTCGGCAGCCGGCGGGCAGAACATTGACGTCGTGAAAAACAACATAACCTTTACGTCATCTGTCGGCGGAAAATGCGTCGGCGCTTTCCCAGGCTCGGCATACATCTGCGCCAAAGAAGACGTTCTCAAACAGATCACGCCTGAAATGGGAAAGAACGTTTATCTCAACCTCGGCAAACATTACGCGATAGCAAAGGCAAAATCGCAGACGCCGAACACGCCGAACGTAACGCTTTTTTGGGCACTCAACGTTGCTCTCACAAACATCATTGAAGATGAAACACTCGCCGGAAGAATCGAGCGTTATCAGAAATGTGCCAAAATACTCCGCGACGGAATGAAAGAAATGGGACTTCGTTTCCTTCTTGAAAACAAATACATGTCCAATACAGTTACGTCAGTATTCCTTCCGGAAGGCAAGAGCCTTGACAAATTCATCTCTGATTTGGGAGATGCAGGCTACACCGTCTATAAAGGCAAAGGCGCGTTCGAAGCACAGGGAATGTTCCAGGTCGCAAACATGGGAGAAATTTATCCTGACGACTGCGTAAAATTCCTTGAAGCACTTAAAAAAGCAATAGCATAA